From a region of the Macrobrachium nipponense isolate FS-2020 chromosome 3, ASM1510439v2, whole genome shotgun sequence genome:
- the LOC135222442 gene encoding collagen alpha-1(X) chain-like — MGPGTDGRGLPRVTGRVGEAHQVFQDGWTRPVTCPGMGGRGPPRVPGRTGEGRHGSQDGQARPATGPCAGRHSPPCVPGRRAWTPLSRDGQAWTSIGYGTGGRCLPLLLGRVTGRAGKVHHVSRDGRASSATGLRTARLVLPLVPGQVTGRVGKVRHMSHPGMRPATCPGMGGRGPPHVPEWAGEAHHMSLYGRARSAMCPGLGGQSPPHVPGRVGEARHGSWDRWGTRQGANQVTG, encoded by the coding sequence atgggtcccgggacggacggGAGAGGTCTGCCACGTGTCacaggacgggtgggcgaggcccaccaAGTGTTCCAGGATGGATGGACGAGGCCCgtcacgtgtcccgggatgggcgggcgtggcccaccacgtgtcccaggacggacAGGTGAGGGCCGCCACGGGTCACAGGATGGGCAggcaaggcccgccacgggtccctgTGCGGGCAGGCACAGTccaccatgtgtcccgggacggcgggcatgGACCCCACTGTCACGGGACGGGCAGGCGTGGACCTCCATAGGTtacgggacgggtgggcgatgtcTGCCACTTCTCCTGGGACGGGttacgggacgggcgggcaaggtcCACCATGTGTCTAGGGATGGGCGGGCGAGTTCCGCTACGGGTCTCAGGACGGCCAGGCTAGTTCTGCCACTCGTTCCAGGACAGGTCACAGGACGGGTGGGCAAGGTCCGCCACATGTCCCATCCCGGGATGAGacctgccacgtgtcccgggatgggcgggcgaggcccacccCATGTCCCAGAATGGGCAGGTGAGGCCCACCACATGTCCCTGTATGGGCGGGCAaggtccgccatgtgtcccgggttGGGAGGACAAAgtccgccacatgtcccaggacgggtgggcgaggcccgccacgggtcctgggacaggTGGGGCACCCGGCAGGGGGCCAACCAGGTGACCGGATAG